A window from Deltaproteobacteria bacterium encodes these proteins:
- a CDS encoding nitronate monooxygenase — protein sequence MKTRITELLGIDYPIFLSGMSWISVPELVAAVSNAGGLGILATGPLDPDQTRESIRKIRSLTDRPFGANASLLLPGGNKNAEVLLEEKVPLINFALGKGDWLVREAHKYGGKVVATVTNLHHAKRAQDYGTDGVIATGNEAAGHGEAVTTFLLIPSLVDALDIPVIAAGGIADGRGFAAALTLGAEGVAMGTRFITTKESVVHQHIKRLTIEKDVYDTLYSRRFDGLWCRIMDTEGARKALRKGLDLPAAFFNARIIANQLRLPFVKLFVGVMLSGWKNAKQLAYFANAFKAIQIATEDGDVTKGLLPVGQATGLVHDEPTVAELIERIVAEARSLHAGLGEKLA from the coding sequence ATGAAAACTCGCATTACGGAACTTCTGGGGATCGACTATCCGATCTTTCTGTCTGGGATGAGCTGGATCAGTGTGCCGGAGCTTGTAGCCGCCGTTTCAAATGCGGGAGGGCTGGGAATCCTGGCGACGGGCCCTCTTGATCCCGATCAGACCCGGGAATCGATTCGGAAGATACGATCGCTGACCGACAGGCCTTTCGGGGCGAATGCCTCTCTCCTGCTTCCCGGCGGGAACAAGAACGCCGAGGTGTTGCTGGAAGAAAAGGTCCCCCTGATAAACTTTGCTCTCGGCAAGGGAGACTGGCTCGTCCGTGAGGCCCACAAATACGGGGGCAAGGTGGTTGCCACGGTGACGAACCTCCATCACGCGAAGCGTGCCCAGGACTACGGGACCGATGGGGTCATAGCCACCGGTAACGAGGCGGCCGGTCACGGAGAGGCGGTAACCACCTTTCTGCTCATCCCGAGCCTTGTTGACGCGCTCGACATTCCGGTCATTGCCGCCGGTGGGATCGCCGACGGACGGGGGTTTGCGGCGGCGCTGACGCTCGGTGCCGAGGGTGTTGCCATGGGGACCCGGTTCATTACGACGAAAGAGAGCGTCGTTCACCAGCATATCAAGCGTCTGACCATTGAAAAGGATGTCTACGATACACTATACTCACGGCGATTTGACGGGCTCTGGTGCCGTATCATGGATACGGAGGGGGCGCGAAAGGCCCTGCGGAAAGGGCTTGACCTTCCGGCGGCCTTTTTCAATGCCCGGATCATCGCGAACCAGCTGAGACTTCCCTTTGTGAAGCTTTTTGTGGGCGTTATGCTCTCAGGATGGAAGAACGCCAAGCAACTTGCCTATTTTGCGAATGCCTTCAAGGCCATACAGATCGCCACGGAAGACGGAGATGTGACGAAGGGATTGCTCCCCGTCGGCCAGGCGACCGGCCTCGTTCACGATGAACCGACCGTGGCAGAGCTGATCGAGCGGATCGTTGCGGAGGCACGGTCCCTGCACGCGGGCCTTGGTGAGAAACTGGCCTGA
- the moaC gene encoding cyclic pyranopterin monophosphate synthase MoaC, whose translation MAQFTHLDEDNKSRMVDVTEKEQTLREACARGRVLMKPETVKEIEAGGMKKGDVLGVARIAGIMAAKRTGDIIPLCHPLELTGIDIQFTIDAAAGEITIEARVRTVGRTGVEMEALTAVSAASLTIYDMCKSADREIILTDIMLMEKSGGRSGTYVRNK comes from the coding sequence ATGGCCCAGTTCACGCATCTCGATGAAGATAACAAATCCCGCATGGTCGATGTGACCGAGAAGGAGCAGACCCTGAGGGAAGCCTGTGCCCGGGGACGGGTCCTGATGAAGCCGGAAACGGTGAAAGAGATCGAGGCCGGGGGTATGAAGAAGGGCGATGTCCTCGGGGTGGCGAGGATCGCCGGGATAATGGCCGCCAAACGCACGGGCGATATCATTCCGCTGTGTCACCCCCTGGAGTTGACGGGGATCGACATTCAATTCACCATCGACGCTGCGGCGGGCGAGATAACGATAGAGGCACGGGTGCGAACCGTGGGAAGGACCGGTGTCGAGATGGAAGCCCTGACGGCGGTCAGCGCGGCGTCCCTGACGATCTACGATATGTGCAAATCAGCGGACCGGGAGATCATCCTGACCGACATCATGCTGATGGAAAAAAGCGGCGGGAGAAGCGGCACATATGTGCGCAATAAATGA